A stretch of the Candidatus Binatia bacterium genome encodes the following:
- a CDS encoding YqgE/AlgH family protein has protein sequence MTVPLLCVLLSSLCTPGPTGLCPGRSDRCLRAPDAVAARQGEALSPTKPATGRFLIAKRSLRDPNFAEAVILLLSYSERGSMGVIINRPTGVRLATALPKIKELRDRPDRVFMGGPVAVNTMLLLARSRTRLTDSQLIFGDVYASGSMRALREVVGQAGKTERLRAYVGYAGWGPGQLDQEIGRGDWLVAPADAAAIFDTTPSDVWRKLLDRFSVEWARGQDEQRVALSIH, from the coding sequence ATGACCGTTCCGCTACTGTGTGTTCTGCTCAGCTCGCTGTGCACTCCCGGGCCGACGGGGCTGTGTCCTGGCCGGTCGGATCGTTGCCTGCGGGCACCTGATGCTGTCGCGGCTCGGCAGGGTGAGGCGCTCTCGCCGACCAAGCCCGCGACGGGCCGGTTTCTCATCGCCAAACGCAGCCTGCGCGATCCCAACTTCGCCGAGGCGGTGATACTGCTACTCAGCTACAGTGAGCGGGGGTCGATGGGCGTCATCATCAACCGCCCCACGGGCGTGCGCCTGGCCACCGCCTTGCCGAAGATCAAGGAACTGCGCGATCGGCCCGACCGGGTGTTCATGGGCGGGCCGGTGGCGGTGAACACCATGCTACTGCTCGCGCGTTCTCGGACGCGCCTCACGGACTCGCAGTTGATCTTCGGGGATGTCTACGCCAGCGGCAGCATGAGGGCGCTACGCGAGGTAGTGGGCCAGGCCGGGAAGACGGAGCGGCTGCGTGCGTACGTGGGCTACGCCGGGTGGGGTCCAGGGCAACTCGACCAAGAAATCGGCCGAGGCGACTGGCTCGTAGCCCCTGCCGATGCCGCAGCCATCTTCGACACGACGCCGTCCGACGTCTGGCGCAAGCTTCTCGATCGCTTCTCCGTCGAGTGGGCACGCGGGCAAGACGAGCAGCGGGTGGCTCTGTCAATCCACTGA